Proteins from a single region of Verrucosispora sp. NA02020:
- a CDS encoding MFS transporter translates to MAVIVLIVVMDITIINVALNPIQLSLGASNAELQWSLDTYLITFAAFIFTGGVCADRFGRKKVLVAGLLIFGIASTLAAYAADVESLILWRAVMGVGAAVIPTVTLAVIMATFPPPERPKAIATWAAAAGVAFAVGPILGGLLLESFWWGSIFLINAPLVLISVVLIALWVPESRSPMKSRFDPLGVLLSIVAIGLLVYGIVVGGEDNAWLSLPVLGSIVAGLVLIAVLVLVESRMASPSLDVTLLRSSRFSAGTAAIALCFFALIGAIFVIQFYYQAVRGYSPMQAGLLMLPMGVGTVLTSARSPKLAARFGPRTVVAAGAVVMALSFVLTTLMDRQTGVWLLIVAQLLFGIGWGCIMAPATGSLMSVVPLPKAGAGQAVTQTARQVAGALGVAVIGSVLGSVYRSSLGDAVDVLPAGLRDEAGDSIGGTLRAIASAGLTDGRATLVDAGMEAYLTGMRAAMIVAIVVVLGAAVISLRWLPKQLPPPPMPPAPPAPPATSTEQPQSVAAKPVG, encoded by the coding sequence ATGGCGGTCATCGTACTGATCGTCGTCATGGACATCACCATCATCAACGTCGCGCTGAACCCGATCCAGCTCAGCCTCGGCGCCAGCAACGCCGAACTCCAGTGGTCGCTGGACACCTACCTGATCACGTTCGCCGCCTTCATCTTCACCGGCGGGGTCTGCGCGGACCGGTTCGGTCGCAAGAAGGTCCTCGTCGCCGGGCTGCTGATCTTCGGTATCGCCTCGACACTGGCCGCGTACGCCGCCGACGTCGAGTCACTCATCCTCTGGCGGGCCGTGATGGGCGTCGGCGCGGCCGTCATCCCCACCGTCACGCTGGCCGTCATCATGGCCACCTTCCCCCCGCCTGAGCGCCCGAAGGCCATCGCCACCTGGGCCGCCGCCGCCGGGGTGGCCTTCGCCGTCGGCCCGATCCTGGGCGGCCTGCTGCTGGAGAGCTTCTGGTGGGGCTCGATCTTCCTCATCAACGCCCCGTTGGTGCTGATCAGCGTCGTGCTGATCGCCCTCTGGGTGCCGGAGAGCCGCAGCCCGATGAAGTCGCGTTTCGACCCGCTCGGCGTCCTGCTGTCGATCGTGGCGATCGGCCTGCTGGTCTACGGCATCGTGGTCGGCGGCGAGGACAACGCGTGGCTCTCGCTGCCGGTGCTGGGATCGATCGTCGCCGGGCTGGTGCTGATCGCCGTCCTGGTCCTCGTGGAGAGCCGGATGGCGAGCCCGTCGCTCGACGTGACGCTGCTGCGCAGCAGCCGCTTCTCCGCCGGCACGGCCGCCATCGCCCTGTGCTTCTTCGCCCTGATCGGCGCGATCTTCGTGATCCAGTTCTACTACCAGGCGGTGCGCGGCTACTCCCCCATGCAGGCCGGCCTGCTGATGCTGCCGATGGGCGTGGGCACCGTGCTCACCTCCGCGCGGTCGCCCAAGCTGGCGGCCCGGTTCGGGCCACGCACTGTGGTGGCGGCCGGTGCCGTGGTCATGGCGCTCTCCTTCGTGCTGACCACCCTGATGGACCGGCAGACCGGGGTGTGGCTGCTCATCGTCGCGCAACTGCTGTTCGGCATCGGCTGGGGCTGCATCATGGCGCCCGCCACCGGCTCCCTGATGTCCGTGGTGCCGCTGCCGAAGGCCGGTGCCGGGCAGGCGGTCACGCAGACCGCCCGCCAGGTGGCCGGTGCGCTCGGCGTCGCCGTGATCGGCAGCGTGCTGGGCAGCGTCTACCGCAGCTCCCTCGGCGACGCGGTCGACGTGCTCCCCGCCGGGCTGCGCGACGAGGCCGGTGACTCGATCGGCGGCACCCTGCGGGCGATCGCGTCCGCCGGCCTGACCGACGGACGGGCCACCCTGGTCGACGCCGGTATGGAGGCGTACCTCACCGGTATGCGCGCCGCCATGAT
- a CDS encoding cupin domain-containing protein, producing the protein MNVVSETEARTTTTPAGRMFGLAGPSQGSAEVSTWRVELGEDAATPVHGIDAEQVWMPISGAFEVTVGDETKLVKAGQALVLPGGVTRQLKAVGGPAQALVAMKVGGKAMLPNSDNKVPLPWAE; encoded by the coding sequence ATGAATGTCGTCAGTGAGACGGAAGCCCGCACCACCACCACTCCCGCCGGCCGGATGTTCGGTCTCGCCGGCCCGAGCCAGGGCAGCGCGGAGGTGAGCACCTGGCGCGTGGAGCTCGGCGAGGACGCCGCCACCCCGGTGCACGGCATCGACGCCGAGCAGGTGTGGATGCCGATCTCCGGCGCCTTCGAGGTCACCGTGGGCGACGAGACCAAGCTGGTCAAGGCCGGCCAGGCGCTCGTCCTTCCGGGCGGCGTCACGCGTCAGCTCAAGGCCGTCGGCGGCCCGGCCCAGGCCCTCGTCGCCATGAAGGTGGGCGGCAAGGCCATGCTCCCGAACAGCGACAACAAGGTGCCGCTGCCCTGGGCGGAGTGA
- a CDS encoding MarR family winged helix-turn-helix transcriptional regulator, whose product MTEPDPLERTPLTFLLGMAFQLVLTEFVTKLDAIGYDDLRPIHGFVFQLLQGPGATSTELAGQLGVTKQAAGQIVDYLEGAGYVERRPYPLGGRRKLVVLTDKGREHMRTAGRTLAEIESRLAVSLDDEGLTALRQELARVIRNIAGDDVPPLRPFW is encoded by the coding sequence ATGACTGAACCGGACCCACTCGAGCGAACTCCGCTGACCTTCCTGTTGGGCATGGCGTTCCAACTCGTCCTCACCGAGTTCGTCACCAAACTCGACGCGATCGGCTACGACGACCTGCGTCCCATCCACGGATTCGTCTTCCAGCTCCTGCAGGGTCCGGGTGCCACCAGCACCGAGCTGGCCGGTCAACTCGGCGTGACCAAGCAGGCGGCCGGGCAGATCGTCGACTACCTCGAAGGGGCCGGTTACGTCGAGCGCCGCCCGTACCCGCTCGGGGGTCGTCGCAAGCTCGTCGTCCTCACCGACAAGGGCCGCGAGCACATGCGGACGGCGGGCCGCACCCTGGCCGAGATCGAGTCCCGGTTGGCCGTCAGCCTGGACGACGAGGGGCTGACCGCGCTGCGCCAGGAGCTCGCCCGGGTGATCCGGAACATCGCCGGTGACGACGTACCGCCGTTGCGACCCTTCTGGTAG
- a CDS encoding TetR/AcrR family transcriptional regulator yields the protein MARATSSRPATTRRRQRWPDGYDPENTRRSLITSALELFERRGFDRTSVQEIADQARLTKGAFYHHFESKDDLLRHIQEEYLEAQLAAIERIESGSDDPKVRVAELIRLSLTSVAEYRSHVTIFYQERRYLTGDLFAEVTRKRDRLEAAFAGMIQDGVARGVFRADVDSRIVTFGLVGMCAWAYQWLNVGGKLSVDDVARQFSAMVLDGLV from the coding sequence ATGGCTCGTGCGACGTCCAGCCGCCCGGCAACCACACGCCGCCGGCAGCGTTGGCCCGACGGCTACGACCCGGAGAACACCCGTCGATCCCTGATCACGAGCGCCCTCGAACTCTTCGAGCGTCGGGGCTTCGACCGCACGTCGGTGCAGGAGATCGCCGACCAGGCGCGGCTCACGAAGGGCGCCTTCTACCACCACTTCGAGAGCAAGGACGACCTGCTGCGGCACATCCAGGAGGAGTACCTGGAGGCGCAGCTCGCCGCGATCGAGCGGATCGAGAGCGGCAGCGACGACCCGAAGGTGCGGGTCGCGGAGCTGATCCGGCTCAGCCTGACCAGCGTGGCCGAGTACCGCTCCCACGTCACCATCTTCTACCAGGAGCGGCGCTACCTCACCGGTGACCTGTTCGCCGAGGTGACCCGCAAGCGCGACCGGCTGGAGGCGGCCTTCGCCGGCATGATCCAGGACGGCGTGGCGCGCGGCGTCTTCCGGGCCGACGTCGACTCCCGGATCGTCACCTTCGGGCTCGTCGGCATGTGCGCCTGGGCCTACCAGTGGCTCAACGTCGGCGGCAAGCTCAGCGTCGACGACGTGGCACGCCAGTTCAGCGCCATGGTGCTCGACGGGCTGGTCTGA